In Oryza sativa Japonica Group chromosome 2, ASM3414082v1, the following are encoded in one genomic region:
- the LOC4328935 gene encoding F-box/kelch-repeat protein At3g61590, protein MPLPSLLLPSPPPPLSLSAPSISLSPLSLSLSLSDLQSRSPEARLRLPSLLLLLQRAASEQPRRPPPPPPRPDGGGAGGAPSSGASPPNLGRNRIEGSCVSYCAVRWMLAMGSEEWELYPSSFIGAQVIDYGHVSGDMDDDQSGDLAVSMDAVLPDDLLEKVLSFLPVASVIRSGSVCKRWHEIVHARRQTWSKMVPQKPWYFMFTCSEEAVSGFTYDPSLRKWYGFDFPCIEKTTWSISSSSGLVCLMDSEDRSRIIVCNPITKDWKRLVDAPGGKSADYSALAISVTRTSHQYMVAVARCNQVPSEYYQWEFTIHLYESEINTWVSPFTELLIGWRGGDECVICDGVLYYLVYSTGVLVNNNEHRHCLLMYDLSTRPTHTSLMSMAIPVPCPLTCGRLMNLNERLVLVGGIGKQDRPGIIKGIGIWELRNKEWHEVARMPHKFFQGFGEFDDVFASCGADDLIYIQSYGSPALLTFELNQKLWKWSLKSPVTKRFPLQLFTGFSFEPRLDIAS, encoded by the exons ATGCCccttccttctcttcttcttccctcacctcctccccctctttccctctcagctccctccatctctctctcccctctctctctctctctctctctctctgatctGCAGAGCCGGAGCCCGGAggcgcggctgcggctgccaagcctcctcctcctcctccagcgcgCGGCCAGCGAGCAGCCTcggaggccaccgccgccgcctcctcgcccggACGGCGGGGGAGCGGGCGGTGCTCCGTCCAGCGGAGCGAGCCCCCCCAATCTTGGCCGGAATCGGATTGAAG GATCTTGCGTTAGTTACTGTGCTGTTCGCTGGATGCTGGCAATGGGGTCAGAGGAGTGGGAGTTGTATCCATCTTCCTTCATTGGTGCTCAGGTCATAGATTATGGGCATGTTTCTGGAGACATGGATGATGATCAGAGTGGAGACTTGGCCGTGTCGATGGACGCCGTTCTCCCTGATGATCTTTTAGAAAAGGTCCTCTCCTTCTTGCCTGTTGCAAGTGTCATAAGATCTGGATCTGTTTGCAAGAGATGGCATGAGATTGTGCATGCCCGGAGGCAGACATGGAGCAAAATGGTGCCTCAGAAGCCTTGGTACTTCATGTTTACCTGCAGCGAGGAAGCGGTCTCGGGGTTCACCTATGACCCGAGCCTGCGTAAGTGGTATGGATTCGACTTCCCTTGCATTGAGAAGACCACCTGGTCGATTTCCTCATCGTCCGGGTTGGTGTGTCTGATGGACAGTGAGGATAGGAGCCGCATCATCGTGTGCAACCCAATAACTAAGGACTGGAAGAGGCTTGTTGATGCTCCTGGTGGCAAGTCGGCTGATTACAGTGCTCTCGCCATTTCTGTGACCAGGACCTCTCATCAGTACATGGTGGCTGTTGCAAGGTGCAACCAGGTGCCATCAGAGTATTATCAATGGGAGTTCACCATCCATTTGTACGAGTCAGAGATAAATACATGGGTGTCTCCCTTCACTGAACTATTGATTGGATGGCGAGGAGGTGATGAGTGCGTGATCTGTGATGGGGTCCTCTACTATCTGGTGTACTCAACAGGAGTTTTGGTGAATAACAACGAGCATCGCCATTGTCTTCTCATGTATGACCTATCTACCAGGCCTACTCACACTTCTTTGATGAGCATGGCTATACCAGTGCCGTGCCCTCTTACATGTGGCCGTTTGATGAACCTCAATGAGAGGCTTGTCTTGGTTGGGGGCATTGGCAAGCAAGATAGGCCTGGTATCATCAAGGGAATTGGCATCTGGGAGCTCCGGAACAAGGAGTGGCATGAGGTTGCTCGAATGCCTCACAAGTTTTTCCAAGGATTTGGCGAGTTCGATGATGTTTTTGCAAGCTGTGGGGCGGATGACCTTATCTATATTCAGAGCTATGGGTCACCGGCCCTCCTCACATTTGAATTAAACCAGAAGCTGTGGAAATGGTCACTGAAGAGCCCTGTGACGAAGAGGTTTCCTCTGCAGCTGTTTACTGGTTTCTCTTTTGAGCCTAGGCTGGACATTGCTTCCTAG
- the LOC4328936 gene encoding UPF0161 protein At3g09310 isoform X5, whose product MRVYCAADEEEVNDLGVNVALSMLKFYKREISPLLPSSCRYVPTCSEYSMQAYKKYGVAKGTILTAWRLCRCNPLGGHGYDPPRWFDEEELPKQ is encoded by the exons ATGCGAGTCTACTGCGCTGCTGATGAAG AGGAAGTCAATGACTTGGGAGTCAACGTGGCACTATCCAtgctaaaattttacaaaa GAGAAATATCACCCTTACTACCCTCAAGCTGCCGTTATGTGCCAACTTGCAGTGAGTACTCTATGCAAGCATACAAAAAATACGGTGTTGCAAAGGGTACAATCTTGACAGCTTGGCGTCTATGCCGCTGTAATCCTCTTG GTGGTCATGGATATGATCCCCCAAGGTGGTTTGATGAGGAAGAGCTACCAAAGCAATGA
- the LOC4328936 gene encoding UPF0161 protein At3g09310 isoform X3, protein MAVSALLPPIAAAPPLAGSTLSFGVPYQNKRRILTMRVYCAADEGEISPLLPSSCRYVPTCSEYSMQAYKKYGVAKGTILTAWRLCRCNPLGGHGYDPPRWFDEEELPKQ, encoded by the exons atGGCCGTCTCCGCCCTTCTCCCGCCTATTGCGGCTGCGCCGCCTCTCGCCGGAAGCACAC TTTCCTTCGGTGTTCCCTACCAGAACAAGAGAAGGATCCTAACGATGCGAGTCTACTGCGCTGCTGATGAAG GAGAAATATCACCCTTACTACCCTCAAGCTGCCGTTATGTGCCAACTTGCAGTGAGTACTCTATGCAAGCATACAAAAAATACGGTGTTGCAAAGGGTACAATCTTGACAGCTTGGCGTCTATGCCGCTGTAATCCTCTTG GTGGTCATGGATATGATCCCCCAAGGTGGTTTGATGAGGAAGAGCTACCAAAGCAATGA
- the LOC4328936 gene encoding uncharacterized protein isoform X2 produces the protein MAVSALLPPIAAAPPLAGSTLSFGVPYQNKRRILTMRVYCAADEEEVNDLGVNVALSMLKFYKREISPLLPSSCRYVPTCSEYSMQAYKKYGVAKGTILTAWRLCRCNPLGGHGYDPPRWFDEEELPKQ, from the exons atGGCCGTCTCCGCCCTTCTCCCGCCTATTGCGGCTGCGCCGCCTCTCGCCGGAAGCACAC TTTCCTTCGGTGTTCCCTACCAGAACAAGAGAAGGATCCTAACGATGCGAGTCTACTGCGCTGCTGATGAAG AGGAAGTCAATGACTTGGGAGTCAACGTGGCACTATCCAtgctaaaattttacaaaa GAGAAATATCACCCTTACTACCCTCAAGCTGCCGTTATGTGCCAACTTGCAGTGAGTACTCTATGCAAGCATACAAAAAATACGGTGTTGCAAAGGGTACAATCTTGACAGCTTGGCGTCTATGCCGCTGTAATCCTCTTG GTGGTCATGGATATGATCCCCCAAGGTGGTTTGATGAGGAAGAGCTACCAAAGCAATGA
- the LOC4328936 gene encoding uncharacterized protein isoform X1, with protein MAVSALLPPIAAAPPLAGSTLSFGVPYQNKRRILTMRVYCAADEEEEVNDLGVNVALSMLKFYKREISPLLPSSCRYVPTCSEYSMQAYKKYGVAKGTILTAWRLCRCNPLGGHGYDPPRWFDEEELPKQ; from the exons atGGCCGTCTCCGCCCTTCTCCCGCCTATTGCGGCTGCGCCGCCTCTCGCCGGAAGCACAC TTTCCTTCGGTGTTCCCTACCAGAACAAGAGAAGGATCCTAACGATGCGAGTCTACTGCGCTGCTGATGAAG AAGAGGAAGTCAATGACTTGGGAGTCAACGTGGCACTATCCAtgctaaaattttacaaaa GAGAAATATCACCCTTACTACCCTCAAGCTGCCGTTATGTGCCAACTTGCAGTGAGTACTCTATGCAAGCATACAAAAAATACGGTGTTGCAAAGGGTACAATCTTGACAGCTTGGCGTCTATGCCGCTGTAATCCTCTTG GTGGTCATGGATATGATCCCCCAAGGTGGTTTGATGAGGAAGAGCTACCAAAGCAATGA
- the LOC4328936 gene encoding UPF0161 protein At3g09310 isoform X4 → MRVYCAADEEEEVNDLGVNVALSMLKFYKREISPLLPSSCRYVPTCSEYSMQAYKKYGVAKGTILTAWRLCRCNPLGGHGYDPPRWFDEEELPKQ, encoded by the exons ATGCGAGTCTACTGCGCTGCTGATGAAG AAGAGGAAGTCAATGACTTGGGAGTCAACGTGGCACTATCCAtgctaaaattttacaaaa GAGAAATATCACCCTTACTACCCTCAAGCTGCCGTTATGTGCCAACTTGCAGTGAGTACTCTATGCAAGCATACAAAAAATACGGTGTTGCAAAGGGTACAATCTTGACAGCTTGGCGTCTATGCCGCTGTAATCCTCTTG GTGGTCATGGATATGATCCCCCAAGGTGGTTTGATGAGGAAGAGCTACCAAAGCAATGA
- the LOC4328937 gene encoding uncharacterized protein At5g41620: MEQPAAAQPSSSAASGAGAGAAGPVLGKVAGQEGASTSAAAAVAARRGEGDCRGEEEVPLRVRLGRAARRRAGPCTPSPSWKLEGEEVEVAAGELAPVHPAVAPARRSSASASASARQLGASLWEIHDVMREGRGGGSRRRRSGRPLASAGGELHQNSGGFGRHIADSSTNHQKLNQARNCTAQPFSPGSYRSSVGDSSINQAISPARSLDIKGRFRGADYNLKTSTELLKVLNRIWSLEEQHTADMSAINGLKLELQHAQEHIQELKCERRGYRHDVASLVRQLSEDKLVRKNKDKEKIAADIHSLQDELEDERRLRRHSEDLHRKFGKELSEIKSAFVKAVKDLEKEKKTKNLLEDLCDQFAMGIRDYEEEVRALKQRHVNYEYQFDKSVLHVSEAWLDERMQMQNTDVKEDSLKKSTITERLRSEIEAFLLAKRSVSFKNNDNYMHDSRPNARLRRQSLESVHFNGATSAPQLAEDDDDDSVASDLHCFELNMHGSSIQMHDHTGPRRSYTGNMDAPKRRTEYSHSVVGESSHMSDVQIYSQCNKARSSSSRPWHATRTQEIDSQASARTVPADEQNEIPCPHISQGYHNGTTSKNNLGAHADCLGQESLDHYSRASLFCDGTTSGDLCNPHSPSRQLDYPSASLGHDIGECSTGLLVGMKENTLKAKLLQARLEGRHARLKASGGSVTSRRK; this comes from the exons ATGGAACAACCCGCTGCTGCCCAgccatcatcatcagcagcgtcgggagcaggagcaggagcagcggGCCCGGTTCTTGGCAAGGTCGCGGGGCAGGAGGgtgcctccacctccgccgccgcggcggtagCTGCTCGTCGGGGTGAGGGTGACtgccgcggggaggaggaggtgccgcTGCGGGTGCGGCTCGGGAGGGCCGCGAGGAGGCGGGCTGGGCCctgcacgccgtcgccgtcgtggaagctggagggggaggaggtggaggtggcggcgggggaaCTGGCTCCGGTGCACCCGGCGGTGGCGCCCGCCAGGCGGAGCTCCGCGTCGGCTTCCGCCTCGGCGCGGCAGCTGGGAGCCAGCCTGTGGGAGATCCACGACGTCATGCgggaggggcgcggcggcgggtcgcGGAGGCGCAGGAGCGGGAGGCcgctcgcctccgccggcggcgagctgcaTCAG AATTCAGGTGGCTTTGGTAGGCATATTGCAGATTCATCAACGAATCATCAGAAGTTAAATCAAGCAAGGAATTGTACAGCACAACCTTTTTCTCCTGGAAGTTACAGAAGCTCAGTTGGG GATTCCAGTATAAATCAAGCGATCAGTCCAGCTCGCTCTTTGGATATCAAGGGTAGATTCAGGGGGGCTGATTATAACCTTAAGACATCAACAGAACTCTTGAAGGTTCTAAATCGAATCTGGAGCCTGGAAGAACAACATACAGCTGATATGTCAGCGATTAATGGACTAAAATTGGAATTACAGCATGCACAGGAACACATTCAAGAACTTAAGTGTGAGAGAAGAGGATATCGCCATGATGTTGCTTCACTGGTGAGGCAACTCTCTGAGGACAAACTTGTCCGgaaaaataaagacaaagagAAGATTGCAGCAGACATTCATTCCCTGCAAGATGAACTGGAGGATGAGAGACGCCTTAGGAGACATTCTGAAGACCTCCACAGGAAGTTTGGCAAGGAGTTATCTGAGATAAAATCAGCATTTGTCAAGGCAGTTAAGGACcttgagaaagagaagaaaacaaagaacCTGTTAGAGGACCTTTGTGACCAATTCGCAATGGGAATCCGAGACTATGAAGAGGAAGTCAGGGCATTGAAACAAAGGCATGTAAATTACGAATACCAGTTTGATAAATCAGTGCTTCATGTATCAGAAGCATGGCTTGATGAGAGAATGCAAATGCAAAATACTGATGTCAAGGAAGACTCACTGAAGAAATCAACAATTACAGAGAGGCTAAGAAGTGAAATCGAGGCTTTTCTTCTTGCCAAAAGATCGGTTAGCTTTAAGAATAATGACAACTACATGCATGATAGTAGGCCAAATGCTCGGTTACGTCGGCAATCTCTTGAGTCTGTCCATTTTAATGGAGCCACTAGTGCTCCCCAGCTAgctgaagatgatgatgatgattctgTTGCTAGTGATTTGCATTGCTTTGAGCTCAACATGCATGGAAGTAGCATTCAGATGCATGACCATACAGGGCCTCGCAGAAGCTACACAGGCAACATGGATGCACCTAAGAGAAGAACAGAATACTCGCATAGTGTAGTTGGTGAGAGTTCACATATGTCTGACGTGCAAATTTATTCACAGTGTAACAAAGCAAGGTCCAGTAGCAGCAGACCATGGCATGCCACTAGAACTCAAGAAATCGACTCACAGGCCAGCGCTAGAACTGTTCCAGCAGACGAGCAGAATGAGATCCCTTGCCCCCATATTTCTCAAGGATATCACAATGGCACAACATCGAAGAACAACCTGGGGGCTCATGCCGACTGTCTGGGGCAGGAATCCCTTGATCATTACTCGCGAGCTAGTCTATTTTGTGATGGAACTACTTCGGGGGATTTATGCAATCCACACAGTCCATCGCGACAGCTTGATTATCCGTCCGCATCATTGGGCCATGACATAGGTGAATGCTCAACAGGGCTTCTAGTAGGCATGAAGGAGAACACCCTGAAGGCAAAACTGCTTCAAGCAAGGCTTGAGGGGCGGCATGCCCGGTTGAAGGCGTCAGGAGGTTCGGTAACCAGCAGGAGAAAATGA